The Coffea arabica cultivar ET-39 chromosome 8e, Coffea Arabica ET-39 HiFi, whole genome shotgun sequence genome window below encodes:
- the LOC140012833 gene encoding ankyrin repeat-containing protein BDA1-like yields the protein MEEALMAASREGNVDALYDLIQQAPVNAARREALNAARRDLNAASREGNVDALYKLIEKEPEILDSVNKVQVVHTPLHEAAKAGQTKFAIELTALMPSFAKKLNPQGLSPLHLAVMSEAHELAEERAGKNKTAMALIKLDAELVRVKGREMMTPLHYAVRENNLELLAEFLCACPKSISDLTNEHQSAVHIAVQERKFDAFKVLLGWLSRRNKEEVLRFKDSDGNTALHIAVATEQFEVVRELSSKVKINSLNSEGLTAWDIANAKRSVISGNIKKFLKNRGGRSAKDLPEKELLHEFLKLKQGPFEKPIGYLIYVDKEMSLEMRSFILVVAVLIVTATFQAALQPPGAFWQGDGDTSQKVSTFNRSNNSAKFGLHNFRKQQHNMTRVVGQVVMSPRNFMNRLCLTRMSTRGQGHLVWITIDRYVR from the exons ATGGAGGAAGCTCTTATGGCAGCTAGTAGAGAGGGCAATGTTGATGCCTTGTATGATCTGATTCAGCAGGCTCCTGTTAACGCTGCTCGTAGAGAAGCTCTTAACGCTGCTCGTAGAGATCTTAACGCTGCTAGCAGAGAGGGCAATGTTGATGCCTTGTATAAGCTCATTGAGAAGGAACCTGAAATTTTGGACAGCGTCAACAAAGTCCAAGTTGTTCACACTCCTTTGCACGAAGCTGCAAAAGCTGGGCAAACTAAGTTTGCCATTGAACTGACGGCATTGATGCCGTCATTTGCCAAGAAGCTGAACCCTCAAGGGCTAAGCCCTCTTCATCTGGCAGTAATGTCAGAAGCACATGAACTCGCTGAAGAGAGGGCCGGGAAAAACAAAACTGCGATGGCGCTGATAAAGCTAGACGCCGAGCTGGTCCGAGTAAAAGGGAGGGAAATGATGACTCCTTTGCATTATGCAGTCAGAGAAAATAATCTGGAACTTTTGGCTGAGTTCTTGTGTGCTTGTCCGAAATCCATCAGTGATTTGACGAATGAGCACCAGTCTGCTGTTCATATTGCTGTACAAGAGCGAAAGTTCGATGCATTTAAAGTCCTCCTGGGATGGCTCTCGAGAAGGAACAAAGAAGAGGTGCTCCGTTTCAAGGACAGTGATGGAAATACTGCATTGCATATTGCAGTAGCAACGGAACAGTTTGAG GTTGTGAGGGAGTTaagttcaaaagtcaaaataaattCACTGAATTCTGAAGGATTGACGGCTTGGGACATCGCAAATGCTAAGCGCTCTGTTATTTCCGGGAACATAAAAAAGTTCTTGAAAAATCGAGGAGGTAGATCTGCAAAAGACCTCCCTGAGAAGGAACTCCTCCACGAGTTTTTGAAATTAAAACAGGGTCCCTTTGAGAAACCAATCGGATACCTAATTTACGTGGACAAGGAAATGTCCCTGGAAATGCGCAGCTTTATCTTAGTTGTAGCAGTGTTAATTGTCACAGCTACTTTCCAGGCAGCACTCCAGCCTCCAGGTGCGTTTTGGCAAGGGGATGGAGACACGAGTCAAAAAGTCTCGACATTCAATCGATCTAATAACAGTGCCAAATTCGGCCTACATAATTTTCGAAAACAACAACACAACATGACACGTGTGGTTGGACAAGTTGTCATGAGCCCCAGAAATttcatgaacaggctttgtctgactagaatgagcacaagaggtcagggacatctagtttggata accatagataggtatgtcaggtag
- the LOC113706968 gene encoding ATP-dependent Clp protease proteolytic subunit-related protein 4, chloroplastic, with protein MEVATMASHSFPLARLKLSQTCSSRAPTSSSSCLTKPSLPSTPFLSSSSMGGSVSAAFSGLKIRPASLNPYSPSYSRGGKRGVVTMVIPFSRGSAWEQPPPDLASYLYKNRIVYLGMSLVPSVTELILAEFLYLQYEDEQKPIYLYINSTGTTKDGEKLGYETEAFAIYDVMGYVKPPIFTLCVGNAWGEAALLLAAGAKGNRSALPSSTIMIKQPIGRFQGQATDVDLMRKEVKNVKAELVKLYSKHTGKSLEQIEADIRRPKYFSPSEAVEYGIIDKVLYNERGSEDRGVVSDLRKAQLI; from the exons ATGGAGGTCGCTACCATGGCTTCTCATTCGTTCCCGCTCGCAAGATTGAAGCTATCGCAAACGTGCTCTTCACGCGCTCcaacttcttcttcctcttgtcTTACTAAACCCTCTCTTCCATCTACTCCCTTTCTCTCCTCTTCCTCTATGGGCGGCTCCGTCTCCGCCGCCTTCTCCGGCCTTAAAATCCGTCCCGCTTCTCTCAACCCTTATTCACCCTCCTACTCTCGCGGGGGCAAACGTGGCGTCGTGACCATG GTCATTCCATTTTCAAGGGGAAGTGCATGGGAGCAACCTCCACCAGATTTAGCATCTTACTTGTATAAGAATCGTATTGTCTACTTGGGCATGTCATTGGTTCCATCTGTCACTGAACTTATATTAGCAGAATTTCTTTACCTTCAGTATGAAGATGAGCAAAAGCCAATTTATCTTTACATAAACTCAACGGGGACAACCAAG GATGGAGAGAAGTTGGGATATGAAACAGAGGCTTTTGCAATTTATGATGTCATGGG GTATGTGAAGCCACCAATTTTCACACTCTGTGTTGGCAATGCTTGGGGAGAAGCTGCATTGCTCTTGGCTGCTGGTGCAAAGGGAAATCGTTCTGCCTTGCCCTCATCAACTATAATGATAAAGCAG CCAATTGGTAGATTTCAAGGTCAAGCAACAGATGTTGACCTTATGAGGAAAGAAGTAAAGAACGTGAAGGCAGAGCTG GTCAAACTATATTCAAAGCACACAGGAAAATCGCTTGAGCAGATTGAAGCTGACATAAGGCGGCCGAAGTACTTCAGTCCAAGTGAGGCTGTTGAATATGGAATTATTGATAAG GTTCTTTACAATGAAAGGGGCAGCGAAGATAGAGGAGTTGTATCTGACTTGAGGAAGGCACAACTTATTTGA
- the LOC140012520 gene encoding expansin-like B1: MGFRSSMNYYYAAFLCITVLLPAALCYGGDYSRATYYGRPDFLGTPTGACGFGEYGRFVNDGRVTGVSRLYRGGSGCGACYRVRCTIPEDCSEEGTRVVVTDYGEGDKTDFILSQAAFESLARPYKAQHLFAYGVVGVEFKRVPCLYYRRFIFLVLPQSRYPAYLAIVPLYQPGTFDIIAIEIFQADRGEWRPMRRAYGTVFDITEAPLGVITLRYKSVDYGDPESWVQLNEVIPSDWKAGHAYEIEIPA, from the exons ATGGGCTTTAGAAGTAGTATGAATTATTACTACGCAGCATTTCTTTGCATCACAGTGCTCTTACCCGCAGCACTATGCTACGGTGGAGACTACTCTAGAGCAACCTATTATGGCCGCCCTGATTTCTTAGGGACACCAA CTGGAGCTTGTGGGTTCGGTGAATATGGGAGATTTGTCAACGATGGTCGGGTTACTGGAGTGTCCAGGCTTTATAGGGGTGGCTCTGGATGTGGTGCATGCTATCGG GTAAGATGCACCATTCCAGAAGACTGTAGTGAAGAGGGAACCAGGGTAGTAGTGACTGACTATGGTGAAGGAGACAAGACAGATTTCATCCTCAGTCAAGCTGCCTTCGAAAGTTTGGCTCGTCCTTACAAGGCTCAACATCTTTTTGCCTACGGTGTAGTTGGTGTAGAATTCAAGAGAGTTCCTTGTCTGTATTATCGAAGGTTTATATTCCTAGTCCTGCCACAGAGCAGGTACCCCGCATATTTGGCCATTGTACCATTGTACCAACCTGGTACTTTCGACATTATTGCTATCGAAATATTCCAG GCGGATCGCGGTGAATGGAGGCCAATGCGGAGGGCTTATGGAACAGTATTTGATATAACAGAAGCTCCATTGGGTGTAATAACCTTGAGGTACAAATCTGTGGACTATGGAGATCCCGAGTCTTGGGTGCAATTGAACGAAGTGATCCCTAGTGACTGGAAAGCTGGACACGCGTATGAGATTGAGATTCCAGCATGA
- the LOC140013128 gene encoding expansin-like B1: MAFMNSYCVAFLCIIVLLPALCHGGDYYSSRATYYGSPDCLGTPTGACGFGEYGRTVNDGQVSGVSSLYRGGSGCGACYQVRCTIPEHCTEEGTKVVVTDYGEGDKTDFVLSTAAYGRLARPYMAEHLFAYGVVDVEFKRIPCKYNYNLLFLVQAHSRYPGYLALVPLYQPGAYDITAIEVWQEDCKQWRPMRRPSGAVFDMTDPPLGALTLRFQGTVYDYGDSNFWVQLTNVIPSEWKAGYTYDTGISA, from the exons ATGGCTTTCATGAATTCTTATTGCGTAGCATTTCTTTGCATCATTGTGCTCTTGCCTGCACTATGCCACGGGGGAGATTATTACTCCTCGAGAGCAACCTATTATGGTAGCCCTGATTGCTTAGGAACTCCAA CCGGAGCTTGCGGGTTCGGTGAATATGGAAGAACTGTCAACGATGGTCAAGTTTCTGGAGTCTCCAGCCTGTACAGGGGTGGCTCTGGATGTGGGGCATGCTATCAG GTAAGATGCACCATTCCAGAGCACTGCACTGAGGAGGGAACCAAGGTAGTAGTGACTGACTATGGTGAAGGAGACAAAACAGATTTCGTCCTCAGCACAGCTGCCTATGGAAGATTGGCTCGTCCTTACATGGCTGAACATCTTTTTGCCTACGGTGTAGTTGATGTAGAATTCAAGAGAATTCCTTGCAAATATAATTACAACCTTTTATTCCTAGTCCAGGCACACAGCAGGTACCCCGGATATTTGGCACTCGTACCGTTATACCAACCCGGTGCTTATGACATTACTGCTATTGAAGTGTGGCAG GAGGATTGCAAGCAATGGAGGCCAATGCGGAGGCCCTCTGGTGCAGTATTTGATATGACGGATCCTCCATTGGGTGCACTTACCTTGAGGTTCCAAGGGACTGTGTATGACTACGGAGATTCCAACTTTTGGGTGCAATTAACTAATGTGATCCCTAGTGAGTGGAAGGCTGGATACACGTATGACACTGGCATTTCAGCATGA
- the LOC113707375 gene encoding expansin-like B1, translated as MECNMGSSILCKSCLFSSILLLLVAESHSQGIVSRATYYKSSDGFGTPTGACGYGEYGRKINGGRVTGVSKLYRNGAGCGACYQVKCKVPLYCSEDGTTVVVTDHGEGAHIADFVLSQNAFAEMALPDMASKLFSYGVIGVEYNRIPCLYDADLLLKVHETSKYPAYLAVLLLFLPGADDITAFQLWQEESNEWKPMHRAYGAVYDTTNPPLGALTLRFLVTVSADYNYWVQLDNVLPTDWEAGLTYNTGISS; from the exons ATGGAATGTAACATGGGTTCATCCATTCTTTGCAAAAGTTGTTTGTTTTCGAGTATTCTGCTGCTTTTGGTTGCAGAATCCCACAGCCAAGGAATTGTCTCAAGAGCAACCTATTATAAGTCCTCTGATGGCTTTGGAACTCCAA CTGGAGCTTGTGGATATGGAGAATATGGGCGTAAAATCAATGGTGGTCGAGTTACTGGAGTTTCCAAGCTCTACAGAAATGGAGCTGGTTGCGGAGCATGTTATCAG GTCAAGTGCAAGGTACCACTTTACTGCAGTGAGGATGGAACAACGGTGGTGGTAACAGATCATGGTGAAGGTGCACATATTGCAGATTTTGTCTTGAGCCAAAATGCTTTTGCAGAAATGGCACTTCCAGATATGGCTTCAAAGCTCTTCTCATATGGAGTAATTGGGGTAGAATACAATAGAATCCCATGTCTCTATGATGCCGATTTGCTTCTAAAAGTCCACGAGACTAGCAAGTATCCTGCTTACTTGGCCGTGTTGTTGTTGTTCTTGCCTGGTGCAGATGATATCACTGCATTCCAACTCTGGCAG GAGGAAAGCAATGAATGGAAACCAATGCATAGAGCCTATGGAGCTGTATATGACACAACAAATCCACCTCTAGGAGCCTTGACCTTGAGGTTCCTAGTGACTGTCTCTGCAGACTACAATTATTGGGTGCAACTAGATAATGTGCTTCCAACTGACTGGGAAGCTGGACTCACTTATAACACTGGCATTTCCTCTTAA